Proteins co-encoded in one Luteolibacter rhizosphaerae genomic window:
- a CDS encoding cupin domain-containing protein — protein sequence MEVRSLDSQLPFTTKDGSTIRSILDLSNAPVRMQSLAEATIPAGGSTQRHWHKDSEEFYFLLEGRGTMEIEGEEREVGPGDGILIPAGAWHQIRTDHGVRMLCCCAPPYRHEDTFFE from the coding sequence ATGGAAGTCCGCTCTCTCGATTCACAGCTACCCTTCACGACCAAGGACGGATCGACCATCCGCAGCATCCTGGATCTCTCGAATGCGCCGGTACGGATGCAGAGCTTGGCAGAGGCGACGATTCCCGCAGGCGGCTCGACGCAGCGCCACTGGCACAAGGACAGCGAGGAGTTCTATTTCCTGCTGGAGGGCCGCGGCACGATGGAGATCGAAGGAGAGGAGCGCGAGGTAGGACCGGGCGATGGCATCCTCATCCCGGCAGGGGCATGGCACCAGATCCGCACGGATCACGGAGTGCGCATGCTCTGCTGCTGCGCGCCACCCTACCGTCACGAAGACACCTTCTTCGAGTGA
- a CDS encoding choice-of-anchor D domain-containing protein, with product MKRAAKAIFLAAVAILHAGAPVAEAAIQHVQLPNASGNSNNWFFFPDQNGQPRVVTKGNQNNSLVPLQVLEATPPTWTLSSSETVAASSLGTFVPTGTGTGKLVAAHIDGTRSINVVDFVAGEPVGLETAVSNISTNLHFGNLSAAVDSAGFLHIVYTLGAGPGATSCTLVYVRRNVSTGDWAKHEVNIPARVLGTSVLAPTTSSAVLYFSTSALHRCTLDSFGNGQPLMTNFSILHVPAQGIVSGAIKATRVSGEDRILYFYSTGSTTWQFARMEFTSSSNFAPVDIQDVAAVSGSVALPISIHVSNGANGKEHIAWYDLRSRRIHYLAPGSGSDGIPYSASQPVTLQNQPAGVPDSDLQGLHIRTSDGVPFFLYRRTTTAGYVAFEGENIPAPEIALVSPSNTNINDNGSHGFGSIVTGQETSLTFTIKNIGETTLSGLVPTIVASGSSGDFSITDMPDTSIAPGGSSTFTVRFAPSANGKRTVKIQIPNNDLDENPFDLNLTGTGVPPQIPEISLSQGKLVLTDGVSEADFGSVLRGSNKTVVFTISNVGLASLTGVTATIDGANPGDFTITKVPLTTVAGRKKTTVSVAFTPAALGNRTAFLRIASNDADENPFDLVIKGVGTGPEVGVEQPAGTDLTDNASQRDFGSADINATVPLTFTVRNTGNIDLKSIGVKFIGGFPKDFLLTAKPPKVLAPGASATFTVTFKPKAAGLRTTTLRLTSTDADEKFFEVALQGTGNAAAAALALSRTLPEGSDHPILAAITAAGLKGDAAAVDAIAHQDGVENLLKYAFNLDLSGPDCRTLIAGTGTAGLPVVTATAADGSTVLRFEYIRRTGAGLVYQPKFSADLSTWSAPGTSPTVVAIDAGWERVTYDLPASGPRFAVVEVGFATE from the coding sequence ATGAAACGGGCAGCAAAAGCGATTTTTCTCGCGGCGGTGGCAATCTTGCATGCCGGAGCTCCGGTGGCGGAGGCTGCGATCCAACACGTTCAACTTCCGAACGCCAGCGGCAACTCGAACAACTGGTTCTTCTTTCCCGATCAGAACGGACAGCCGCGGGTGGTGACGAAGGGTAACCAGAACAACTCGCTGGTTCCCCTGCAGGTGCTGGAAGCCACTCCTCCCACCTGGACCCTGAGTTCTTCGGAAACGGTGGCTGCCAGCAGTCTCGGGACTTTCGTCCCCACCGGCACCGGTACGGGCAAACTGGTGGCAGCTCATATCGATGGCACGCGTAGCATCAACGTGGTCGATTTCGTGGCAGGGGAACCGGTTGGACTCGAAACAGCCGTCAGCAACATTTCGACAAATCTTCATTTCGGGAACCTGAGCGCCGCGGTCGACAGCGCCGGCTTCTTGCACATTGTCTACACCTTGGGAGCCGGTCCCGGCGCTACCTCTTGCACGTTGGTCTATGTGCGGCGGAACGTTTCGACCGGGGACTGGGCGAAGCATGAGGTGAATATTCCCGCCCGCGTGCTCGGCACTTCCGTCTTGGCGCCCACCACTTCCAGCGCGGTCCTCTATTTCTCCACCTCGGCGCTTCATCGCTGCACGCTGGATTCCTTCGGAAACGGCCAGCCTTTGATGACCAATTTCTCCATCCTCCATGTGCCCGCCCAAGGGATCGTGTCCGGAGCGATCAAGGCCACGCGTGTTTCGGGAGAAGATCGCATCCTTTACTTCTACTCCACCGGATCCACGACCTGGCAGTTCGCGCGGATGGAGTTTACAAGCTCCTCAAACTTCGCGCCGGTCGACATCCAGGATGTGGCCGCGGTGAGCGGCAGTGTCGCGCTCCCGATCAGCATCCACGTCTCCAACGGTGCAAACGGGAAAGAGCATATCGCGTGGTATGACCTGCGCTCCCGGCGCATCCACTACCTCGCCCCGGGCAGCGGCTCGGATGGCATTCCCTACTCCGCTTCGCAGCCTGTGACCTTGCAGAACCAGCCGGCGGGTGTTCCTGATTCGGACCTCCAGGGGCTTCACATCCGGACCTCGGACGGCGTTCCCTTCTTCCTCTATCGCCGCACGACCACCGCCGGCTATGTGGCTTTCGAAGGAGAGAACATCCCGGCTCCGGAGATTGCCTTGGTCAGCCCCTCGAATACGAACATCAACGACAATGGCTCCCATGGCTTCGGGAGCATCGTCACCGGCCAGGAAACAAGCCTGACATTCACGATCAAGAATATCGGAGAGACGACCCTCAGCGGCTTGGTGCCGACGATCGTTGCGAGCGGTTCTTCCGGTGACTTCAGCATCACGGACATGCCGGACACCTCGATCGCGCCGGGCGGCTCCTCCACCTTCACGGTGCGATTCGCTCCCAGCGCGAACGGCAAGCGCACGGTGAAGATCCAGATCCCGAACAACGATCTCGACGAGAATCCTTTCGACCTGAATCTCACTGGCACCGGCGTCCCGCCGCAGATTCCCGAGATCAGCCTTTCGCAAGGCAAGCTGGTCCTGACCGACGGGGTTTCGGAGGCGGATTTCGGAAGCGTGCTGCGCGGGTCCAACAAGACGGTGGTCTTCACCATCAGCAATGTTGGCCTGGCCAGCCTGACCGGCGTGACCGCTACCATCGACGGTGCAAATCCGGGCGACTTCACGATCACGAAGGTCCCGCTTACCACTGTCGCCGGCCGGAAGAAGACGACCGTGAGTGTCGCCTTCACCCCTGCCGCTTTGGGCAATCGTACCGCTTTCCTCCGCATCGCCAGCAACGACGCCGATGAGAATCCCTTCGATCTCGTCATCAAGGGGGTGGGCACCGGCCCGGAGGTGGGCGTCGAGCAGCCTGCCGGGACCGACCTGACGGACAATGCTTCCCAGCGTGATTTCGGATCGGCGGATATCAACGCTACCGTTCCGCTCACCTTCACCGTCCGCAACACGGGCAACATCGATCTGAAGTCCATCGGCGTGAAGTTCATCGGCGGCTTCCCGAAGGACTTCCTTCTCACCGCCAAGCCGCCGAAGGTTCTGGCTCCCGGTGCCTCGGCTACCTTCACCGTCACCTTCAAGCCGAAGGCGGCAGGTCTCCGGACCACCACCCTGCGCCTGACGAGCACGGATGCGGATGAGAAGTTCTTCGAGGTCGCGCTACAAGGCACCGGGAATGCCGCGGCCGCGGCATTGGCTCTTTCCCGCACCTTGCCGGAAGGCAGCGATCATCCCATTCTCGCCGCGATCACCGCAGCCGGCCTGAAGGGTGATGCTGCTGCAGTTGATGCCATCGCCCACCAGGACGGCGTGGAGAATCTCCTCAAGTACGCGTTCAACCTCGACCTTTCGGGTCCCGATTGCCGCACCTTGATTGCAGGCACCGGCACTGCGGGCTTGCCGGTCGTGACCGCCACCGCCGCGGATGGCAGCACCGTGCTCCGCTTCGAGTACATCCGCCGCACGGGTGCAGGCTTGGTCTATCAACCCAAGTTCAGCGCCGACCTCAGCACTTGGTCGGCTCCCGGGACTTCGCCGACCGTCGTCGCAATTGATGCGGGTTGGGAGCGCGTGACCTACGATCTCCCCGCCTCCGGTCCCCGCTTCGCGGTTGTCGAAGTGGGCTTCGCCACCGAGTGA
- a CDS encoding septal ring lytic transglycosylase RlpA family protein produces the protein MTRTQRSVALAIAGALMLPSCATQATASSRNNGQTEWEVSTVQHGKASWYGIRCNGGTRTASGERLSNGAATAAHKTLPMGTKVRVTNMTNGKSEVVRINDRGPYTKGRVIDVTEGVAHRLGFYSRGIASVKVEVLKKAED, from the coding sequence ATGACCCGGACCCAAAGATCCGTGGCCCTGGCCATCGCCGGAGCCCTAATGCTACCATCCTGCGCCACGCAGGCCACCGCTTCTAGCCGTAACAACGGCCAGACCGAGTGGGAAGTATCCACCGTCCAACACGGGAAAGCTTCCTGGTATGGCATCCGCTGCAACGGCGGAACCCGCACCGCGAGCGGTGAGCGTCTCAGCAATGGTGCTGCGACCGCCGCTCACAAGACCCTACCCATGGGGACGAAGGTCCGCGTGACCAACATGACCAACGGCAAGTCCGAGGTCGTCCGTATCAACGATCGTGGTCCCTACACCAAGGGACGGGTGATCGATGTTACGGAGGGCGTCGCTCACCGCCTTGGTTTTTACTCGCGCGGTATTGCCTCCGTGAAGGTCGAGGTGCTCAAGAAGGCTGAAGACTGA